Proteins encoded in a region of the Prunus persica cultivar Lovell chromosome G4, Prunus_persica_NCBIv2, whole genome shotgun sequence genome:
- the LOC18781344 gene encoding uncharacterized protein LOC18781344: MSLVLRLRQHLPNGFCRRPLISPLAALNPGSLNGFCQNFSQPARKEEEEEEEVEIDQRRLPADYDPATFDPTEHRSPPTDRVFRLVDEISSLTLAEVAELGSIMMRKKGMKEPPIVGVMKPGAAGLGLAMKGPAAAKEEKKPEKTVFELKLESFEAASKIKLIKEVRSFTDLGLKEAKDLVEKAPSVLKKGLSKEEGEQLIEKLKALGAKVVLE, from the coding sequence ATGAGCTTGGTCTTAAGATTAAGGCAGCATTTGCCTAATGGGTTTTGCAGAAGACCCCTTATTTCTCCCCTTGCAGCACTGAATCCTGGTAGCTTAAATgggttttgtcaaaacttTAGTCAACCTGCaaggaaagaagaggaagaggaggaagaagtgGAGATTGACCAAAGGAGACTACCTGCTGATTACGATCCTGCAACATTTGATCCAACAGAGCATCGCAGTCCTCCAACTGATCGTGTTTTTAGGCTCGTAGATGAAATATCATCACTCACACTGGCCGAAGTTGCTGAGCTGGGTTCCATTATGATGAGAAAAAAGGGAATGAAGGAACCACCAATTGTAGGAGTCATGAAGCCAGGAGCTGCTGGATTAGGATTGGCAATGAAGGGACCAGCAGCAGCTaaggaggagaagaaaccAGAAAAGACTgtctttgaattgaaattggaGTCATTTGAGGCAGCTTCTAAAATAAAACTGATCAAGGAGGTAAGGAGCTTCACTGACTTAGGCCTCAAGGAAGCAAAGGATTTAGTGGAGAAGGCACCATCTGTGCTAAAGAAAGGATTATCAAAGGAAGAAGGAGAGCAACTAATAGAGAAGCTCAAAGCTCTTGGGGCAAAAGTTGTTCTTGAATGA
- the LOC18778813 gene encoding urease accessory protein D, whose product MEKQGRVVVDKVGGRSTVTRCFSKYPLKFIIPRKVGSSETDAVWVYTLTYGGGIVSGDSVSCEFTIGDGCTTVLTTQASTKVYKSVGSKCCEQVLEARVGSDALLAVIPDPVTCFSTARYSQKQVFRVASNSSLVIVDWITSGRHESGEKWDFDLYKSANHIFIEDDEPLFLDMVHLERGSVSSIAERMQDYQVIAMVVLLGPRIKHIQNLVQENVKRMMSEQLQIPSTASGRQLKPNSDNRFTKPSFIASSSVFGPKGIGVVVRIAATTTESVYKFLQHQLAGLEPLLGVSPYH is encoded by the exons atggaaaaaCAGGGAAGGGTGGTGGTTGATAAAGTGGGAGGGAGGTCAACAGTGACAAGATGCTTCTCAAAGTATCCTCTCAAGTTTATAATTCCCAGAAAG GTGGGTTCCTCTGAAACTGATGCTGTTTGGGTTTACACCCTCACCTATGGTGGTGGCATTGTCTCT GGAGATTCTGTTtcatgtgaatttaccattgGAGATGGTTGCACCACTGTCTTAACAACCCAAGCTTCCACTAAG GTCTACAAGTCTGTGGGATCAAAGTGCTGTGAGCAAGTCTTGGAG GCAAGAGTTGGGAGCGATGCCCTTTTGGCTGTCATTCCAGATCCGGTGACATGTTTCTCCACGGCAAGGTACTCTCAGAAACAAGTCTTTAGGGTAGCCTCTAACTCAAGTTTGGTCATTGTTGATTGGATTACCAGTGGGCGTCATGAAAGTGGAGAAAAATGGGATTTTGATCTTTATAAGAGTGCCAACCACATATTTATAGAAGATGATGAGCCCTTGTTTCTTGACATG GTGCACCTGGAGCGTGGAAGTGTTTCTTCGATTGCAGAACGCATGCAGGACTACCAAGTCATTGCAATGGTTGTACTCTTGGG GCCAAGGATCAAGCACATTCAAAACCTAGTTCAAGAAAATGTGAAGAGGATGATGTCTGAGCAATTACAGATTCCTTCCACTGCCTCTGGTCGTCAATTAAAACCAAATTCTGATAATCGCTTCACCAAACCAAGCTTTATTGCTTCTTCAAGTGTTTTTGGTCCTAAG GGAATAGGGGTGGTTGTTCGTATAGCTGCCACAACAACTGAATCAGTTTACAAGTTCCTGCAGCATCAATTGGCGGGCTTGGAGCCACTACTTGGGGTATCACCATATCATTGA